From the genome of Nicotiana tabacum cultivar K326 chromosome 17, ASM71507v2, whole genome shotgun sequence:
GCAATGTGGTGGTAGTGTTGATGATGTTTATAAAGTGTTTGATAGAATTACTCAAAGAGATCAAGTATCTTGGAATTCTTTAATAAATGCTCTTTGTAAATTTGAGAAGTGGGAGTTAGCATTGGAGGCTTTTAGGCTGATGGGGTTAGATGGATTCGAGGCTAGTTCGTTTACGTTGGTGAGCGTGGCGCTTGCTTGTAGTAATTTGCCTAGGACTGATGGGTTGAGGCTTGGCAAGCAAGTTCACGGGTATAGTTTGAGAATAGATGATAGGAAAACATTTACTAACAATGCTTTGATATCTATGTATGCTAAATTAGGAAGGGTTGATGACTCGAGAGCTGTTTTTGAATTGTTTGCAAACCGGGATATTGTTTCGTGGAATACGATTATAAGTTCTTTTTCACAGAATGACCAGTTTAAAGAGGCGTTGGATAACTTTAGTTTCATGATACAAGAAGAGATAAAGCCTGATGGATTCACGATTTCAAGTGTTCTTCCTGCGTGTTCTCATTTGGCTTTGCTGGATGTTGGGAAGCAAATTCATTGTTATGTCTTGAAGAATGATGATTTGATTGGGAATTCATTTGTTGCTAGTGCATTGGTTGACATGTATTGCAATTGTCAACAGGTTGAAAGTGGGCGTGAAGTTTTCGACAGTTCCTTAAAAAGAAGCATTGGGCTTTGGAATGCTATGCTCGCTGGATTCACACAAAATGGATTCTTTAAGGAGGCATTGCTGTTATTTACAGAGATGTTGGAATTCTCTGGGATAAGTCCAAACCCGACTACTATGGCAAGTGTTTTGCCTGCCTGTGTACATTGTGAAGCATTTACCCTTAAAGAAGTCATACATGGGTATGTTATTAAATTGGGTTTCGCAGATGAGAAGTATGTGCAAAATGCATTGATGGACTTGTATTCTAGGATGGGAAAGATAAATATTTCAAAGTATATATTTGACAGCATGGAGAGTAAAGATATTGTTTCATGGAATACTTTGATAACCGGTTTTGTAGTTTGTGGTTACCATGAAGATGCACTTATTTTGTTACATGAGATGCAGACACCAAAAATAAACAATGACTGTGAGAATGATGTCGAATTTCAGTTAAAACCCAATTCAATAACCCTCATGACTGTCCTTCCTGGTTGTGCCTCGTTGGTTGCTCTAACGAAGGGAAAAGAAATACATGCTTATGCTATCAGAAATGCATTGGCAATGGATATTGCTGTGGGAAGTGCATTGGTTGATATGTATGCAAAGTGTGGCTGCTTAGATATTGCTAGGAGAGTTTTTGATAGCATGACTAACAAAAATGTGATCACATGGAATGTTCTCATTATGGCTTATGGGATGCATGGAAAGGGAGAGGAAGCCTTAGAACTTTTTAGGATGATGGTGCTAGAAGGGAAAGTGAAGCCCAATGACGTCACGTTTATTGCAATTTTTGCCGGATGTAGTCACTCAGGGATGGTAGATCAAGGTCGGCAATtgttccaaaaaatgaaaaacactTATGCTACTGAACCCACGGCAGATCATTACGCCTGCGTAGTTGATTTGCTTGGTCGTGCAGGGAATCTAGAAGAAGCCTATCAGCTTGTAAATGAGATGCCCTCTAAATACAACAAGATTGGTGCCTGGAGTAGTTTACTTGGTGCCTGCAGGATCCATCGCAATGTAGAACTTGGTGAAATTTCGGCAAGGAATCTCTTTGAGTTGGAACCACACGTAGCTAGTCACTACGTATTACTTTCCAACATTTATTCATCTGCTGGGATTTGGGAAAAGGCGAACATGGTTCGGCGTAACATGAAGAAAATTGGAGTAAGAAAAGAACCTGGGTGCAGTTGGATTGAGTTTGGAGATGAAGTTCACAAGTTCGTCGCTGGAGATGCATCACACCCACAAAGTGAGCAGCTGTATGGCTTTCTTGAGACTTtgtcagaaaagatgaaaaagGAAGGTTATGTGCCAGACACTTCCTGTGTTCTTCACAATGTTAACGAGGAGGAAAAGGAAAATCTACTTTGCGGACACAGTGAAAAATTAGCTATAGCTTTTGGTATCCTTAATACACCTCCTGGAATGCCAATACGGGTTGCAAAGAACCTCAGGGTTTGCAATGACTGCCATGAGGCAACTAAATTTATCTCAAAGATTGTGAAGAGAGAGATCATTGTTAGGGATGTAAGGAGGTTCCATCACTTCAGAAATGGAACCTGTTCATGCAGGGATTATTGGTGATATAGTAAAATCAAAATATATTTGGAGAGGTTATTTcatagacaagaggggttgctctgatggtaagcaacctccacttttaaccaagaggttgtgagttcgagtcaccccaagaggtctattggaaacagcctttctacctcatggtagaggtaaggtctgcgtacacactaaccTCTCCAGagcccactagtgggattatattggattattgttgttgtttataGATTCTTTTAATGTCTGAACATAGGTCAAAGCACCAACTGTAACTTATATTTGTTGACTATATCATTGAAAATAACATTTTGCAACTAAATTCTCTTACTTCCTGGcatcattttgaagaatataaaGTGGAAAGAAACTTTTAGATGCCGAGTCTTGGACTCATTTTGTTTTTAAAGCATTTAAACAGTGACTCAAATTTTGCAAGCCTGTGCATCTATTGGAGTTTCTAAGTCTGTCACAAGCATGGTTGCTCCTGAAACTCATCTATTGCAGAATGGTGCTGTCTTCAGTGGAGGCTTAAAGATTGGCAGACTGCTCAGAGAGTAGCCTAACGCTTTTAGTCGTTTGTCACGATTCAAAAGCAAACAGTGAACCCTAAGCCGGGCATGTAAGCATGCAGGTTATGCTTCTTATTGATGTTTGGGTGATGGATCTCATTTTATGACTGCCATTCAGTTTTGATATTGGTTCAAGTATGATCTTCAAGTCATAGCTCCCGAAAAGGTACTAACACATGGGAATTAAATGGAAGAAGCTTGCCAGGGGCGGAGCTACATCCCAGTGTATGGGACACGTGAACCCATGGTCTTTCCGTCAAACtaggtattttatgtacatattttttagAATTGATCAAATATTACCAATTGGCACCCATGCTCCAAAAAGGCTAAATGGTGCACTTGGTTGGATGCTAAGTTATTTATCTAGAGGAATAGGAGGGATCAATTCCCACttaatacttttattttttcccctttttagtAGTGCACCCATATTATAAAAATCCTAAATCCGCCCCAAGTGAAAATGTATCCGGAGAATGGCATTAGCAGGCTTTGTGTTAATAGTGGTTTAGTTATCAGAGTCATAGACGGTATTAATCTTACTATATCCGCACCACATTCATTTGTTTAACTCGGTGTTATCCTTCGTcttcttatctctttttttttttgaactagTATCTTGTTAAACCAGAAGTCGAAGGAGGAGATACTTCTTTTCATTATGaaactcaaaaaaagaggaaagcATTCCCTCCTTTCAATTATCATTTTTGTTTCAAATTTTCTGGGATTAGGAAAtatttctgtttttaattattttctctaTTCACTTTGGTAATGCAACGCAAGATGTTGGAAATTAAGTTGAATTTTATCTTACGTGAAATTTATGAAAACCCTAAATATCAGCTTATCTTGATTACTCATTGTCATTTCTGGATTTGATGTAAACAGCCACCAGTAGCTCCTCAGCGTTGTCCCCATTTGATTCATTCACTTCATATcctttaatatattttttcaCTATAAAAAATGAGAAGAATGTAATAGCATGGTACTTTATCCCTGAGTAAATTTATGAGAGGTTTCGGATGTGACAGTTGTTTAGAAAATATTGAAAGTTTTCACTGCCAGTCTCAATTTTCTTCACATATTTGTAAGACAAGACAAGGAGCAAAATAAATTTGACAGGGCATATAGACATTCTCAGACCTGTATAAATGGTAGTAATACTAAAAAGATGTCATTGTTCATCAAATTGAGGCTTTAACTGCTAATGAAaatgccttcattttctttacatCTTTATAAGGCAGGAAACGAGAATTAAACAGGCCATTTGGATGGCAAGAAATTGCCTAATGCTAAaacaaaaaatgtaaaaagaGATTACAGAAAAATAGAATTTCTAGCAACAAAATTGTCTTCGCCACTCTAGATATACAACTCTTCATACTTGGACAGTATCCAAGCCCGTGTGGGGTAAATATGCTCCTGTATTCCACTATTCCTCCTATAAAACACAGCCTGAGAAGGGCCTCCATCAAAGAATGACTTCTACGGTACATTAATCAACAGTGTGATGTTACATCGCCTCAACGGCTTCTTCCACCTGTGGCTGGCGCTTAGGTCGACCACATCGTCTTACATCTTTACTTAacaaaagcttcaaagctttttccAGGGTAATGTCTTTGGGATTCAAGTTCTGTGACCAAAATCAGTACAGGCAACATTAATATCCATTTACAACCtccaaacaaaataaaaaagaatagaaGGTAAGCAAATAATTGATATCTATCAGCTATCCTCCCAAATCCCAGCACCAAGAACTTCTCATGGAAAAAAGAAACAGTAAATTATAACTTCAAAGTCATTCAAGTAGTCATTGATCTAGTTGAAATTCGTACAGATTTtataaattattccaaaaagaAAAGGGACACTTTATGAAACATGTGTTGTATGATAATTAGCAATAACTAACAGGTGAAACAACATACTGACCATCA
Proteins encoded in this window:
- the LOC107814339 gene encoding pentatricopeptide repeat-containing protein At3g57430, chloroplastic-like — encoded protein: MSSWTCTLSTSPLSLPLQQPSPSFTQNPPRKLPSTPSPTTTLISKKFEQEPTSETPSAAPWIDTLRSQVRLNCFKDAILTYIHMTAEGIRPDNFVFPAVLKAATGLLDLNLGKQIHGSVVKLGYDTLSSTVANSLIHFLGQCGGSVDDVYKVFDRITQRDQVSWNSLINALCKFEKWELALEAFRLMGLDGFEASSFTLVSVALACSNLPRTDGLRLGKQVHGYSLRIDDRKTFTNNALISMYAKLGRVDDSRAVFELFANRDIVSWNTIISSFSQNDQFKEALDNFSFMIQEEIKPDGFTISSVLPACSHLALLDVGKQIHCYVLKNDDLIGNSFVASALVDMYCNCQQVESGREVFDSSLKRSIGLWNAMLAGFTQNGFFKEALLLFTEMLEFSGISPNPTTMASVLPACVHCEAFTLKEVIHGYVIKLGFADEKYVQNALMDLYSRMGKINISKYIFDSMESKDIVSWNTLITGFVVCGYHEDALILLHEMQTPKINNDCENDVEFQLKPNSITLMTVLPGCASLVALTKGKEIHAYAIRNALAMDIAVGSALVDMYAKCGCLDIARRVFDSMTNKNVITWNVLIMAYGMHGKGEEALELFRMMVLEGKVKPNDVTFIAIFAGCSHSGMVDQGRQLFQKMKNTYATEPTADHYACVVDLLGRAGNLEEAYQLVNEMPSKYNKIGAWSSLLGACRIHRNVELGEISARNLFELEPHVASHYVLLSNIYSSAGIWEKANMVRRNMKKIGVRKEPGCSWIEFGDEVHKFVAGDASHPQSEQLYGFLETLSEKMKKEGYVPDTSCVLHNVNEEEKENLLCGHSEKLAIAFGILNTPPGMPIRVAKNLRVCNDCHEATKFISKIVKREIIVRDVRRFHHFRNGTCSCRDYW